GTGAGCGTTATCAAACGGTTTATGCAGAAAAACTGGGTGCTGTTGCTGCACCGACAGCCGGTTTGCATTTTGATGATGCGTTGATGACTGCATTGCGCGAAAAAGGCGTCGACATGGCGTTTGTGACGCTGCATGTCGGTGCGGGTACTTTTCAACCGGTGCGCAGCGAGGATATTCGCGATCATCACATGCACAGTGAATCTATCGAAGTGTCATCAGAGGTTTGTGACGCAGTGAATGCTGCAAAACAACGCGGCGGTCGCGTGATCGCTGTCGGCACAACCAGTGTGCGCTGTTTAGAAAGCGCGGCAAAAGATGGCGCAATCAAATCTTGCGAAAAAGACACTGATATTTTTATTTTCCCCGGCTATCAATTTCAGGTAGTGGATGCGCTGGTGACTAACTTTCATTTGCCAGAATCGACTTTGTTAATGTTGGTTTCTGCCTTTGCCGGTTATCAAAATACTATGCGCGCCTACGCAGAAGCCGTGGCGCAGCAATACCGTTTTTTTAGTTACGGTGACGCCATGTTGGTCACCAAAAATGTAAATGCTTGTGAGGATATTCCAGCATGACGCGCGAATGCCGTATGCAATTTGACTTGTTGGCGACCGATGGCGCAGCGCGTCGCGGCGTGTTGCGCTTTCCACGCGGCGAAGTGCACACGCCCGCGTTTATGCCGGTGGGTACTTACGGCACAGTGAAAGCAATGAAGCCGCACGATATTGAAGCGATCGGCGCGGAAATTATTCTCGGCAACACTTTTCATTTGATGTTGCGCCCCAGCACGGAAGTGATCGAGCGCTTTGGCAGCCTGCACGGTTTTATGCAGTGGCAAAAACCCATCTTGACGGATTCCGGTGGTTTTCAGGTGTGGAGCTTGGGAAAGTTACGCAAAATTAACGAAGCGGGTGTTTCTTTTCGTTCACCGGTGGATGGCAGTCCTGTTTTTTTAGGGCCGGAAGAAGCGATTGCTGTGCAGCATAAACTCGGCTCTGATATCGCGATGATTTTTGATGAATGCACGCCGTATCCTGCAACGGAGGAGCAAGCTAAATCGTCGATGGAATTGTCGCTGCGTTGGGCAAAACGCTCGCGCGAAGCGCACGGTGATAACAGCGCAGCGTTGTTCGGCATTGTGCAGGGCGGCATGTATGAGCACCTGCGTCATAAATCGCTCGATGGTTTGCAAGACATTGGTTTCGACGGTTACGCGCTCGGCGGTTTATCGGTTGGTGAACCGAAAGAAGAAATGCTGCATGTGTTGGATGCGGTGGTATCACACATGCCGCAAGATAAACCGCGCTATGTGATGGGCGTCGGTACACCAAATGATTTGGTGGAAGCAGTGCGTCGCGGCGTGGATATGTTTGATTGTGTGATGCCAACCCGCAACGCGCGCAATGCCTATTTGTTTGTACCGCAAGGAAAACTCAAATTGCGCAATGCGCAGTATCGCCACGATGAACGACCTTTGGACGAAACTTGTGATTGCTACACCTGCCAACATTTTTCGCGCGCGTATCTCTATCACCTCGACAAGTGCGGCGAGATCCTCGGCAGCATGCTCAACACCATCCACAACCTGCGTTTTTATCAGCGCTTAATGGCGGGTTTGCGTGCCGCCATCGCCGCAGGGCAGTTGGATACCTATATTGCGCAGCACTATGCCGCGCAGGGTTTGCCGGTGCCGGCGCTGTAACACATTAAGTAGGCTGCTTGATTGGTTTGCAGTAATGATCAATCAGCGGTTTGAATGCGGGCCAGCGCGCGACAAATTGCATGGTTTTGCAATCTTTATCTGCACGATCCCAAGGGGCAACAGGCTTTATTGTGATTGGTGTTGGTAGTGAGAATTGAGCGGCTTTAGTGTGTATTTGAATCTGATACTCACCAGCATCAATAGCTCGTTTGTCCAGCAATAGTTTTAGTGAGCTGTCTTGGTTTTTTTGTGAGAGATTTTTTTCGCTCAAAGTGATGCGATAGCTTTGTTGGTCGTTGCAAAGTAACACTTGCGGTGGTGTATCTATGTTTCGTTCTGGCAGTTGCATCGTCGCTAATAAGGCAAAAGATTTTTCACCTGTTTGTGTTTCAATTATTCCTTGGATTGATACTGCGGTATCGCATTTCGAGATGGCCTGTATGTCTTGCGCGATGGGTAGCAGGCTGTGTGATTGCAGCGGGCGATAAATATTTTTTTCCAGCGCTTCACGCAAAATCACATCCAGCCAATGTTTTGTATTGGACTTTCCAGTAACCAGAAAAAATTGTAACTCTTCGACAAGTTTATTTTGCTTGTTAGTTATTTTGCTTGTATTCATCCATAGCGCATTGAGATTAAATAAAACTGCAGTCAATAAAAGTACGCAGGGTATTTGCCAGCGACTACTTCTTATATGTATGGAGGCTAATAGAAGTATCGCGGCATAGTTGGTGGTAGTAAAAATCTGATAGCCATCGTTATCGCCAGCGGAGTAACGAAATAGAGAAGTGATGAAAATAGTGCCTGTGCTGAACAAAAGCAGGCCAACGATAGCAGGGCTTTTTCGCGATTTTTTGGAGAGCAAAAGTGCACAGGAAATCACCAAGGTGAAAGTACCCAACACAATTTTTTCTAAACGATATTCTTTAGGCGGAAAGGGTGCTGCTCCTAGGGAGGCAAGGAAGTCAATGAAGCGTCCGCCAACATTGATAAAGGACTCTTGAACGGTTTTTGCACCAAAGAGATCGGTCGAGAAAACATTCATGGTGGCGAGGTGAACGATCAGACAGCCTGCAGCGCTGACAAACCACAATATGAGTTGTGTGCGTGTGTAACGCCTATGAATTATGTGGTTAAAGCCAATAACTATCGAGCCAATGATGATAGTCAATAGTCCATTCGCCATGGTGAATGCAGCCAGCCAACAAAAGAAACTGGCGGCCACTATTTTCGGGCGTGGTAAATCAAGAAGAACGAGTGATAAAAAAGAAAACACAATCGTTGAAAAATAAAAAAGCGCGCATTCTGGCCAAGTGGAAACAGACCATGGGTAGACAGTCAGTATGAGTAAGGCAGAAATGGCAATGCTGTACGCAGGGATTTTATGTTGATAGCAGCTATAGGCAATACAGCCGATGAGCAATACCAACATGGCGTTGCTGAGCAAACCTTCAATGTGTAAATCCAATGAGCCAAAGAGTGTGTACATCAGCAATGTGATGGTTTTAGTGAATACCGCGCGGTGTTGAAAGTAGGTCCACCAAGTGTTGGAAATTTTTTCCAGTAAGGAAGTGCCTTCTTGCCAGTGAATAACGGTAAAAAATGCTTGGATGTAGCCGTCGCCGTACGGTGTATTGCTGGTAAAAGACCACATCACGCCAAGGTACAGCGCGCCAATCAGTAGCGCCAAGAGTGTGAAGAAGCGATAAGAGCTGTCCCAGAAAAGGTTGGGTCGCTGCATCGTAGTGGGTGAAGGCATGCTGGCAGACTGCGTGTTAACGGTGGATTTTGGATAGTGGTGGAATCCCTCTCAGTCTGCAACTGCTGCTACAATCGCCAACCATTTTTGACCGGCAGTCCTGCTGGTTTTGGGAGGGAAGTAGAGCATGCCAAACCGCTATCCACTGTGGAAGAACATCCTAGTCGTCGTCATTCTGACGCTGGGAATCATCTATGCCACACCGAATTTATATCACCCGGACCCAGCGATTCAGATTACCGGTGAGTCTGGCGGTAGGGAGATGACGGAGGCGATCCAAAACCAAGCCGTGGACGCATTAAAACAAGCGGGCATTGGTATAAAAGCTACTGAGTTCAGCAAAGCTTCTATCTTGGTGCGCTTGGAATCGCGCGAACAACAGCTCGCCGCAAAAGATGCCGCAGAAAAAGTGTTGGGTGCTGATTTTATTGTCGCGTTGAACTTGGCTTCAACAACGCCTGCATGGTTGACGAGCATGGGAGCAAAACCCATGAAGTTGGGTTTGGATTTAGCAGGTGGTGTGCACTTCTTGTTGGAAGTGGATACCAGCGCCATGCTGTCGAAAAAAGTGGAAGCAGTGGCAGACGATATGCGTCGTGAATTGCGCGATGCCAATTTGCCGAGCCGCCAATGGTCTGTAAAGCAAGACGGGAAAACCGTTGTTGTGCGCTTTCCTGATGAAGCCAATCGCAGTGCTGCAATGTCGGCTATTCGAAAAGTGGCCAACGATATGACGCGCACAGAATCAGATAAAGACGGCCAATATCTCGTGACGCTTTCATTGAGCGAACAAGCGTTAAATGAATTAGAAAATTATGCGGTGTCACAGAATGTGGTGGCTTTGCGTAATCGTGTTAACGCGTTAGGTGTGGCAGAGCCATTGGTACAAAAACAAGGTCGTAATCGCATCGTGGTGGAATTGCCGGGTGTGCAAGATGCTGCACAAGCAAAACGCATCATCGGTAAAACGGCTAACTTGGAATTTCGTTTAGTGGCAAACGCCGAAACATCGCCTTCACAGCGTGAAACTTTTGGTTTTCGTAACGAGCCCAATCGCCAAGTGGAGTTGGAAAAAAGCGTTATCGTGACGGGCGATCAAGTCACGAGTGCAAATAACCAAGTCGATCCAGAAAGTGGTATGCAGCAAGTCAATATCACGCTGGATAGCAGTGGTGGTCAGAAAATGAATCGCGCCACGCGTAACAATATCGGCAGACCCATGGGTGTGTTGTTTATTGAAACCAAAGCAGAGACGCGCAAGCAGCGCAATCCTGACGGCACAGAAACTGTTGTGCATAAACCGAGAACAGAAAAAAGTCTGATCAATGTGGCGACCATTCAGAGTGCATTAGGCGTGCAATTCCGCATCACAGGTTTAGATGGCCAAGCGGAAGCACATGAATTGGCTTTGTTGTTGCGCGCGGGCGCTTTGGCGGCACCGGTTTATA
This is a stretch of genomic DNA from Pseudomonadales bacterium. It encodes these proteins:
- the tgt gene encoding tRNA guanosine(34) transglycosylase Tgt, whose amino-acid sequence is MTRECRMQFDLLATDGAARRGVLRFPRGEVHTPAFMPVGTYGTVKAMKPHDIEAIGAEIILGNTFHLMLRPSTEVIERFGSLHGFMQWQKPILTDSGGFQVWSLGKLRKINEAGVSFRSPVDGSPVFLGPEEAIAVQHKLGSDIAMIFDECTPYPATEEQAKSSMELSLRWAKRSREAHGDNSAALFGIVQGGMYEHLRHKSLDGLQDIGFDGYALGGLSVGEPKEEMLHVLDAVVSHMPQDKPRYVMGVGTPNDLVEAVRRGVDMFDCVMPTRNARNAYLFVPQGKLKLRNAQYRHDERPLDETCDCYTCQHFSRAYLYHLDKCGEILGSMLNTIHNLRFYQRLMAGLRAAIAAGQLDTYIAQHYAAQGLPVPAL
- the secD gene encoding protein translocase subunit SecD, with product MPNRYPLWKNILVVVILTLGIIYATPNLYHPDPAIQITGESGGREMTEAIQNQAVDALKQAGIGIKATEFSKASILVRLESREQQLAAKDAAEKVLGADFIVALNLASTTPAWLTSMGAKPMKLGLDLAGGVHFLLEVDTSAMLSKKVEAVADDMRRELRDANLPSRQWSVKQDGKTVVVRFPDEANRSAAMSAIRKVANDMTRTESDKDGQYLVTLSLSEQALNELENYAVSQNVVALRNRVNALGVAEPLVQKQGRNRIVVELPGVQDAAQAKRIIGKTANLEFRLVANAETSPSQRETFGFRNEPNRQVELEKSVIVTGDQVTSANNQVDPESGMQQVNITLDSSGGQKMNRATRNNIGRPMGVLFIETKAETRKQRNPDGTETVVHKPRTEKSLINVATIQSALGVQFRITGLDGQAEAHELALLLRAGALAAPVYIIEERTIGPSLGADNISRGFHSTLWGFAAIAVFMIMYYHLFGAVSVTALASNLILLIALLAILQATLTLPGIAAIALTLGMAIDSNVLINERIREELRGGASPHAAITAGYERAFGTIVDANVTTFIAGLMLLLFGTGPVRGFAVVHCLGILTSIVSSVFISRALVNWIYGGRKQLSSLSIGQIWKAGLTVARR
- the queA gene encoding tRNA preQ1(34) S-adenosylmethionine ribosyltransferase-isomerase QueA is translated as MQRQQFHYHLPESLIASAPSAERTGSRLLCLDGETGALTHQQFPALLDWVQAGDLMVFNNTRVIPARLLGHKPSGGKVEVLVERVLNTHEVLAHVRASKAPKAGELLLFGEGENLLCITMLARDGGNLFRLQFDAARTVHEWLALLGHMPLPPYIQRADTEVDRERYQTVYAEKLGAVAAPTAGLHFDDALMTALREKGVDMAFVTLHVGAGTFQPVRSEDIRDHHMHSESIEVSSEVCDAVNAAKQRGGRVIAVGTTSVRCLESAAKDGAIKSCEKDTDIFIFPGYQFQVVDALVTNFHLPESTLLMLVSAFAGYQNTMRAYAEAVAQQYRFFSYGDAMLVTKNVNACEDIPA